A region from the Melopsittacus undulatus isolate bMelUnd1 chromosome 13, bMelUnd1.mat.Z, whole genome shotgun sequence genome encodes:
- the TIMM22 gene encoding mitochondrial import inner membrane translocase subunit Tim22: MAAAPPSSAPGGPEPPPGPPLQYSMLLQHLVGEQRRPRAWDPATFGGIPIPPKSEEQKMVERVMESCPFKAALACVGGFVLGGAFGVFTAGIDTNVGFDPKDPYRTPTAKEVLQDMGQRGISYAKNFAIVGAMFSCTECVVESYRGKSDWKNSVISGCITGGAIGFRAGLKAGVIGCGGFAAFSAAIDYYLR, translated from the exons ATGGCCGCAGCGCCGCCGTCCTCCGCTCCGGGCGGCCCGGAGCCTCCCCCGGGGCCGCCGCTGCAGTAcagcatgctgctgcagcacctggTGGGCGAGCAGCGGCGGCCCCGCGCCTGGGACCCTGCCACGTTCGGCGGAATCCCCATCCCGCCCAAGAGCGAGGAGCAGAAGATGGTGGAGCGCGTCATGGAGAGCTGCCCCTTCAAGGCGGCGCTGGCCTGTGTGGGAG GGTTTGTTCTGGGAGGTGCCTTTGGTGTCTTCACAGCCGGCATCGACACCAATGTTGGGTTTGATCCCAAGGATCCGTATCGCACGCCAACAGCAAAAGAGGTCCTCCAAGATATGGGGCAGCGGGGCATATCCTATGCAAAGAACTTCGCCATTGTGGGTGCCATGTTCTCCTGCACTGAATGTGTTGTTGAATCT TATCGTGGAAAGTCAGACTGGAAGAACAGTGTTATCAGTGGCTGCATCACTGGAGGAGCAATCGGCTTCAGAG CTGGTTTGAAGGCGGGAGTTATCGGCTGTGGTGgatttgctgctttctctgctgcaaTTGATTACTATCTACGGTAA